One genomic region from Cardinium endosymbiont of Dermatophagoides farinae encodes:
- a CDS encoding AAA family ATPase — MMRKIDALPIGYSDVERVIRTGYYVDKTKYAQELIEKENPVFIARPRRFGKSLFINTLATICNGEKEFFKDCYIGKLKNGYEWKKYPVIKLDLSGVSNNTPEELSTSIKMVLKEIAFSYNVKIEDVTVKDALRSLVLQLIHLKDTTANNGNIKPLYASKIVVLIDEYDAPIVHLTKGSDLEKANIKVMKDFFMTLKSLNDYFQLTFITGVSKFSLSDVFSGANHLKDITIDASADAMFGYTQQEIVTIFSKNLEDIAKKRSTKENKKITQSKVMEQIATYYNGYKFYEDGLSVYNPWSTLRFLDAGKLENYWYESGSPSLLINQMLADPDRFDLNMDNLQIEATREDFMYTGSRNEISLKSLMFQTGYLTIHNYDASTGLYILKFPNKEIEASFQKSIQSSLEKGVKDYFLQERDKIRSALADKKIEMFIEHINTAFATLPYYIDTKQEKQYHSNLHMLLQGLGFLGGRKMHMHSESASSQGRSDIVLESETAIYVIEIKYKSSGKIALEQIKANGYYTPYLLRQKAIILLGINFNEETRMIDSWDYEIHEAHIKI; from the coding sequence ATGATGCGTAAGATAGATGCACTGCCTATTGGCTACTCAGATGTTGAAAGGGTGATCAGAACAGGCTATTATGTAGATAAAACCAAGTATGCACAGGAGCTAATAGAAAAAGAAAATCCTGTATTTATAGCTCGGCCTAGGAGATTTGGGAAATCACTATTTATCAATACACTGGCTACTATATGTAACGGAGAAAAAGAATTTTTTAAAGATTGCTATATAGGTAAACTGAAAAATGGATATGAATGGAAGAAATATCCCGTGATTAAGCTAGATCTTTCAGGCGTATCTAATAACACGCCTGAAGAACTCAGTACATCTATTAAAATGGTACTCAAAGAAATAGCCTTTTCATATAATGTAAAAATAGAAGATGTTACGGTAAAAGATGCACTACGTAGCCTAGTGCTGCAATTGATACATCTAAAAGATACTACAGCAAACAATGGAAATATAAAACCTCTTTATGCGTCCAAAATAGTAGTCCTTATAGACGAATACGACGCGCCTATAGTGCATCTAACCAAAGGTTCTGACCTAGAAAAAGCCAATATCAAAGTCATGAAGGATTTCTTTATGACTTTAAAATCACTAAATGACTACTTTCAACTTACTTTTATCACTGGCGTAAGCAAATTCAGTTTATCTGATGTATTCTCAGGGGCCAATCATTTAAAAGACATTACTATTGATGCGTCTGCTGATGCCATGTTTGGTTATACGCAGCAAGAAATTGTAACCATATTCTCAAAAAACTTAGAAGATATTGCTAAAAAACGGAGTACAAAGGAAAACAAAAAAATAACTCAATCAAAGGTAATGGAACAAATTGCAACCTATTACAATGGCTATAAGTTTTATGAAGATGGTCTAAGTGTATATAATCCATGGTCTACGCTAAGATTTTTAGACGCTGGTAAACTAGAAAACTATTGGTATGAATCAGGAAGCCCAAGCCTACTGATTAACCAAATGTTGGCAGATCCTGATAGATTTGACCTTAACATGGATAATCTGCAAATAGAAGCTACTAGAGAAGATTTTATGTATACAGGGAGTAGGAATGAGATTAGTTTAAAATCGCTGATGTTTCAAACGGGGTACTTAACCATTCACAATTATGATGCATCTACTGGCCTATATATATTAAAGTTTCCTAATAAAGAAATAGAAGCCTCTTTTCAGAAAAGTATACAATCCAGTTTGGAAAAGGGTGTAAAGGATTATTTTTTACAAGAGCGAGATAAAATTAGAAGTGCACTAGCTGACAAAAAAATTGAAATGTTTATAGAACATATCAATACGGCTTTTGCCACACTGCCCTATTATATAGATACAAAACAGGAAAAACAATACCACAGCAATTTACATATGCTGCTGCAAGGATTGGGATTTTTAGGTGGGAGAAAAATGCATATGCATAGTGAATCAGCGTCTAGTCAAGGCAGATCAGATATCGTTTTAGAATCAGAAACAGCCATTTACGTTATAGAGATCAAGTATAAATCCAGCGGAAAAATAGCCTTAGAACAAATCAAAGCAAACGGGTATTATACCCCTTACTTGCTTAGACAAAAAGCAATTATACTACTCGGCATTAACTTCAATGAGGAAACTAGAATGATAGATAGTTGGGATTATGAAATACATGAAGCGCATATAAAAATATAA
- a CDS encoding ankyrin repeat domain-containing protein: MKLKKTYTHARVGLLVGLLSFNTLSSCVNTGRELGMGRGSEQIKNPNNLDELEKLQAGYFQTLGKNPKKYDSKRPWCKSPCFWRSVAVVGGAWAVVGLVGGGYLVYNMLSTGTPIGIPMNTTMLGNATMASGSNLALLGDMVNTTAVPFIVNTTTAAATALTTLLPTAGLVTTLMPNRSNDSNVIATPLSPVYSNDLIEDNDLVKDSMVLSKEIEKDFEENGVSESRIKYWQSKGVNIKEATDPGRVNLLMIAAGNKVPVAVRFLVNEGLDVNKQDVIGNTALHYAVHNSKSNNENATKTIIRDLLASGLNPCIENNKSNKASFYAKSPRIRKLLVDAERKCKA, translated from the coding sequence ATGAAACTAAAAAAAACATATACACATGCTAGAGTGGGCCTACTAGTGGGGTTATTAAGCTTCAATACATTATCTTCCTGTGTAAACACAGGGCGAGAGTTGGGTATGGGTAGGGGAAGTGAACAAATAAAGAACCCAAACAACCTAGACGAGTTGGAGAAGCTACAGGCAGGCTATTTTCAGACACTTGGGAAAAATCCGAAAAAATATGATTCAAAAAGGCCATGGTGTAAATCCCCATGTTTTTGGCGGTCAGTAGCAGTGGTAGGAGGAGCTTGGGCTGTAGTAGGACTGGTAGGAGGAGGATACCTGGTATATAATATGCTATCGACGGGTACCCCTATTGGAATACCGATGAACACAACGATGTTAGGGAACGCAACGATGGCTTCGGGGTCTAATCTAGCACTACTAGGGGATATGGTAAACACAACGGCAGTCCCCTTTATAGTCAATACAACGACAGCTGCAGCAACAGCTTTGACAACACTATTGCCTACGGCAGGTCTAGTTACAACATTGATGCCCAATAGATCGAATGATAGCAATGTTATTGCTACACCATTAAGTCCAGTTTATTCGAATGATCTTATAGAAGATAATGATCTTGTAAAGGATTCTATGGTTCTAAGTAAAGAAATCGAAAAGGATTTTGAGGAGAATGGTGTTTCAGAATCAAGGATAAAATATTGGCAGTCTAAAGGCGTAAATATAAAGGAGGCAACGGATCCAGGTAGGGTTAACCTATTAATGATCGCAGCAGGCAATAAAGTTCCAGTAGCCGTTCGGTTCCTAGTGAATGAGGGACTCGATGTGAATAAACAAGATGTTATTGGGAATACAGCTCTGCACTATGCAGTACATAATAGCAAGTCAAATAATGAGAACGCTACTAAAACTATCATTAGAGATTTGCTAGCATCTGGTCTAAATCCATGTATAGAAAATAACAAGAGTAACAAGGCTTCATTTTATGCAAAATCCCCTAGGATACGAAAATTATTGGTAGACGCAGAACGCAAATGTAAAGCTTAA
- a CDS encoding aminotransferase class V-fold PLP-dependent enzyme, translating to MAKALAIAFRDREQVTAHLLAIKQHMVTLLKTYIPDITFNGHSVSFTQSSPHLLNITLPASEAHDMLVYHLDIHGIAASTGSACTSGSALGSPVIAALQKETSHAIRFSFSKYTTPSEVEKTVELLAELYRK from the coding sequence ATGGCCAAGGCATTAGCCATTGCTTTTCGCGATAGGGAACAAGTAACTGCACATTTGTTGGCCATTAAACAGCATATGGTCACCTTACTAAAAACCTATATTCCCGATATAACCTTTAATGGCCATAGTGTAAGCTTTACCCAAAGCAGCCCCCATTTGTTAAATATTACACTCCCTGCTTCAGAGGCCCATGATATGCTGGTTTATCATTTAGATATCCATGGCATTGCTGCTTCTACAGGCAGTGCTTGTACCAGTGGCAGCGCTTTAGGCTCGCCCGTTATAGCTGCTTTGCAAAAAGAAACTAGCCATGCCATACGCTTTTCCTTTAGTAAATATACCACCCCTTCAGAAGTGGAAAAAACCGTTGAATTGCTGGCGGAGCTGTATAGGAAGTAA
- a CDS encoding cysteine desulfurase family protein, protein MNIYLDNAATTQLDAEVLAAMMPYMTGLCGNPSSVHRYGCQAKAAIEKARKQIARLFDVAPAEIVFTSGGTEGNNMLLKGIIEAMHITDVLTSPLEHLAVRMPLEALAKQGKIRLFYLQVDQSGDFLLDEVAQWVKKHPRGLVSLMQVNHEIGNITDIAAIVQLCRAAGAFFHSDTIQAIYCGLPNFSACHLALGSAHKIHGPKGIGFAYIDSTVAVAPLLPEAAKS, encoded by the coding sequence ATGAATATTTATTTAGATAATGCAGCTACTACTCAGTTAGATGCAGAAGTATTGGCTGCTATGATGCCTTATATGACTGGTTTATGTGGCAATCCTTCTTCTGTGCACCGTTATGGTTGCCAGGCAAAAGCAGCCATTGAAAAGGCTAGAAAACAGATAGCCAGGTTATTTGATGTTGCGCCTGCTGAAATAGTTTTTACCTCTGGCGGCACAGAAGGGAACAATATGCTATTAAAGGGCATCATAGAGGCGATGCACATTACAGATGTCTTAACCTCTCCATTGGAGCATCTTGCCGTTCGGATGCCTTTAGAGGCGTTGGCCAAACAGGGCAAGATTAGATTATTCTATTTGCAGGTCGACCAAAGCGGGGATTTTCTCTTAGATGAAGTAGCGCAGTGGGTAAAAAAGCATCCCCGTGGTTTGGTCAGTTTGATGCAAGTCAATCATGAAATCGGGAATATCACAGATATAGCAGCCATTGTGCAGCTTTGTCGGGCAGCTGGCGCATTTTTCCATTCAGATACCATTCAGGCGATCTATTGTGGCCTTCCTAACTTTTCAGCTTGCCATCTTGCCCTTGGCTCTGCCCATAAAATACATGGCCCTAAAGGCATTGGTTTTGCCTATATAGATTCGACAGTTGCTGTTGCCCCCTTATTACCGGAGGCAGCCAAGAGTTAA
- a CDS encoding DUF6913 domain-containing protein has protein sequence MICLYVKFVVLGIVTRFVSKRKIAPRSNVGLNKATTIGVLYSYESPAKHEAVQRFIRDLKNLDKNVSVLCYTAKKDRIHPTSYLRYAFGHKAITILGKVKSDRIKKFTETSFDYLFHLDLTTNPVLDCLVAKHQAKCRVGHFDPTRKNLFEVMVKVNRTTPSEDIKRLASQMLHYTGCMEGL, from the coding sequence ATGATCTGTTTATACGTAAAGTTTGTTGTTTTAGGAATCGTTACCCGTTTTGTTTCAAAACGTAAGATTGCCCCGCGCAGCAATGTAGGGTTAAACAAAGCCACTACCATAGGCGTCTTGTATAGCTATGAGAGTCCGGCCAAACATGAAGCCGTACAACGTTTTATTCGAGATTTAAAAAATCTTGATAAAAACGTTAGCGTACTTTGTTATACTGCAAAAAAAGACCGTATCCATCCTACTAGTTATTTACGTTATGCCTTTGGCCATAAGGCCATTACTATTTTAGGGAAAGTAAAAAGTGACCGCATCAAAAAGTTTACAGAGACTTCTTTTGACTATTTATTTCACTTAGATTTGACTACAAATCCGGTGTTAGATTGTTTGGTAGCCAAACATCAAGCCAAATGTCGTGTCGGTCATTTTGACCCTACACGTAAAAACTTATTTGAAGTCATGGTAAAAGTCAATCGAACTACTCCAAGCGAAGACATTAAAAGACTGGCCAGCCAGATGTTGCATTATACGGGATGTATGGAAGGGTTATGA
- the ligA gene encoding NAD-dependent DNA ligase LigA translates to MEPSDISKEIKRLVDLVTHYNECYFQKGISEISDYAYDQLLERLIRLEEAYPHLKRPDSPTEGIGERPCFAAVDHQTPMLSLAKTYSEKEIAQFVTRIKKMVPDAAVDFICEPKIDGVALSILYEHGHLVRVVTRGDGRQGDDVTRNVIQSICLPQKIQDAPCASFEVRGEAFMSKAVFLALNSERQAAGAPLWANPRNITAGTLKTLDLDLVKARRLEFYGYSFYAASYSCATQAAALALLDRLGFAVPSTYKVCSSVGVIMDYIHYWAQHKKELPVDVDGIVVKVNNLDQQRMVGMTSKSPRWAIAYKYQPEMAHSILERVSFQVGRTGAVTPVAHFSPILLAGTMVRRASLHNADEIARRDLYLGDTIFIEKGGEIIPKVVGVDSTRRNKASKPILFIDACPACETPLHRTPGTAVYYCPNSQQCLPQLKATLLHFAHRKAMDIHTLGPKTIDALFEAKLVQNVADLYTLRYEAVSRLEGFQALSTRKLLANIQASKTKPFDRLLFGLAIKQVGETVAKKLALHFRSMERLQRATEAELLQLPDIGAKIATCIVAHLQDPYQQAILNRLQAAGLQFALPEAAPLPLDHLGDSIAKSQFSSLSASKKFVISGTFQKFTRVELTTCIEQAGGRVVSALSAKVDYLVAGAKAGPSKLAKARQWEIPILDENELIKMIQ, encoded by the coding sequence ATGGAACCATCCGATATCAGTAAAGAAATCAAACGCTTAGTGGATTTAGTGACCCATTACAATGAGTGTTATTTCCAAAAGGGGATTTCTGAGATTTCTGATTATGCATATGACCAATTATTGGAACGGCTGATTCGATTGGAGGAGGCCTATCCTCATTTAAAGCGCCCTGATTCTCCAACGGAAGGGATTGGCGAACGGCCTTGCTTTGCAGCTGTTGATCACCAAACGCCTATGCTCTCTTTGGCTAAAACCTATTCAGAAAAAGAGATCGCGCAATTTGTTACAAGGATTAAAAAAATGGTTCCAGATGCGGCTGTAGATTTTATATGCGAGCCTAAGATAGATGGGGTTGCCTTAAGTATCCTTTATGAGCATGGCCACTTGGTGCGTGTGGTGACACGTGGTGATGGCAGGCAGGGAGATGATGTAACACGCAATGTGATCCAGTCTATCTGTTTGCCTCAAAAGATTCAAGATGCCCCATGTGCCTCATTTGAGGTGCGTGGAGAAGCCTTTATGTCCAAAGCGGTTTTTTTAGCGTTAAATAGTGAACGTCAAGCAGCAGGCGCACCCTTATGGGCCAATCCCCGTAATATTACAGCAGGCACATTAAAAACGTTAGATCTAGACTTGGTTAAAGCGCGTCGGTTGGAATTTTACGGGTATAGTTTTTATGCGGCATCTTATAGCTGTGCTACGCAAGCAGCAGCCTTAGCCTTATTAGATAGGTTAGGTTTTGCTGTTCCATCTACCTATAAAGTCTGTTCTAGTGTGGGCGTTATAATGGACTATATCCATTATTGGGCGCAACATAAAAAGGAGTTGCCCGTTGATGTGGATGGTATCGTGGTAAAGGTTAATAATCTTGATCAGCAACGTATGGTGGGTATGACTTCAAAATCACCCCGTTGGGCCATTGCCTATAAATACCAACCAGAGATGGCCCATTCTATCTTAGAAAGAGTAAGTTTTCAGGTAGGCAGAACAGGTGCGGTTACGCCAGTAGCCCATTTTAGCCCTATTCTACTGGCCGGCACTATGGTGCGCCGTGCATCGTTGCATAATGCAGATGAGATTGCTAGGCGGGATCTTTATTTAGGCGACACGATTTTTATTGAGAAAGGGGGAGAGATTATTCCTAAAGTAGTTGGCGTAGATAGCACGCGCCGGAATAAAGCCAGTAAGCCCATTCTGTTTATTGATGCTTGCCCTGCTTGTGAGACACCGCTCCATCGAACACCAGGAACAGCTGTCTACTATTGCCCCAATAGCCAGCAATGTTTGCCCCAACTAAAAGCCACTTTATTGCATTTTGCCCATCGAAAAGCTATGGATATTCATACATTAGGCCCTAAAACGATTGATGCACTATTTGAGGCTAAGTTGGTTCAAAATGTAGCAGATCTTTATACATTGCGTTACGAGGCAGTCAGCAGGCTAGAAGGATTTCAAGCGTTATCCACACGAAAACTATTAGCTAACATTCAGGCATCCAAAACCAAACCCTTTGATCGCTTATTGTTTGGCTTAGCCATTAAACAGGTAGGAGAGACGGTAGCCAAGAAACTAGCGTTACACTTTAGATCTATGGAGCGTTTGCAGCGCGCTACTGAAGCAGAGCTATTGCAGCTACCAGATATTGGCGCAAAAATTGCAACTTGTATAGTAGCCCATCTACAAGATCCTTACCAACAAGCCATTCTGAATAGGCTGCAAGCTGCAGGGCTGCAATTTGCCCTGCCAGAAGCAGCCCCTTTGCCGTTAGATCACCTTGGAGACTCGATTGCGAAATCGCAATTTTCCAGTCTATCTGCCTCAAAAAAATTTGTTATTTCGGGTACTTTTCAAAAATTTACAAGAGTCGAATTGACTACATGCATTGAACAAGCAGGAGGGAGGGTCGTCTCTGCGCTTTCTGCTAAGGTAGATTACTTAGTAGCAGGAGCCAAGGCTGGCCCATCAAAGCTGGCTAAGGCAAGGCAATGGGAAATTCCTATTTTAGATGAAAATGAGCTTATAAAGATGATACAATGA
- a CDS encoding ZIP family metal transporter yields the protein MIIAQCSINILPLLLTFSGGYLLANTLLHLMPELFISKVLATHVGGYIMIGFFLQRFIETFSAGVEHGHAIVPASGHSCVRNYKTLSFLTSIALHALLDGTLLAHGHAGHATQEGLLLGMMLHKFLEAVALVSVLGGFNLSVRWILLYLTLFSLASPIGLWLSSYLNHYISDDASIMLLSIVTGNFLYISATMLFEASPNHHSNQFTLWISLLGAGLAALVEFVF from the coding sequence GTGATTATTGCGCAATGTTCCATTAACATTTTACCACTTTTATTAACTTTTTCGGGTGGTTACCTACTGGCCAATACTTTGTTGCATCTTATGCCTGAGCTTTTTATTTCCAAGGTTTTGGCCACTCATGTGGGTGGTTATATTATGATTGGATTTTTTTTGCAGCGTTTTATTGAAACCTTTAGTGCGGGCGTAGAGCATGGCCATGCTATTGTTCCAGCTTCCGGCCATTCTTGTGTAAGAAACTACAAAACACTCTCTTTTTTAACTTCTATAGCCCTGCATGCGCTTTTAGATGGTACCCTTTTGGCCCATGGCCATGCCGGTCATGCTACTCAAGAAGGGCTTTTACTCGGCATGATGCTCCATAAATTTTTAGAAGCCGTTGCTTTGGTCAGTGTACTCGGTGGCTTTAACCTATCGGTAAGATGGATCTTGCTCTATTTAACGCTTTTTTCTTTAGCCTCTCCAATAGGATTGTGGCTCAGTAGCTATCTGAATCATTATATTTCGGATGATGCTAGCATCATGTTACTATCTATTGTAACTGGTAATTTTTTGTACATTTCGGCTACGATGCTTTTTGAAGCGAGCCCCAATCACCACTCGAACCAATTTACGCTGTGGATTAGTTTACTGGGGGCTGGATTGGCGGCATTGGTCGAATTTGTATTTTGA
- the mraW gene encoding 16S rRNA (cytosine(1402)-N(4))-methyltransferase: protein MQQDGYGNLLRPFVPLQKKPFIPSIEEVHQNSRARSARLRVAVRVASPY from the coding sequence GTGCAACAAGATGGCTATGGGAACTTATTGCGTCCTTTTGTACCCCTACAAAAAAAGCCTTTTATACCTTCTATCGAGGAGGTGCATCAAAACAGTCGCGCCCGAAGTGCACGGTTACGGGTGGCTGTGCGTGTTGCATCGCCCTATTAA
- a CDS encoding Rpn family recombination-promoting nuclease/putative transposase translates to MEKKDKERRPHDKFFKQTFSRKEVILSFLKARLPEEIFNQIDQDNLLLTNREFVSVTGKSRSSDCIFKALIKGTQHYIYLHVEHQSEEDPLMLVRFLEYNAQLIRQHISEHGNTSLPAIVNICLYNGNKPYKGPTNFHDLFPHLKQVERYMFQGFHLVDLHVTTNEELLNWQQAAGAAMVLKQGIHRDFCEWLPTHQDILLNLEKKGYIPYISNVLWYMLSIDDHINAVELLDPKLRKIAMSLAERFRQEGEQRGRQEGEKKGRQEGIQIGEEKGKLEVAKSMLLKGYPIEDIIFLTGLSRSQIQGLL, encoded by the coding sequence ATGGAAAAAAAAGATAAAGAAAGACGGCCCCATGACAAGTTCTTTAAGCAAACATTTAGTAGGAAAGAAGTAATATTATCATTTCTAAAAGCGAGATTGCCAGAAGAAATTTTTAATCAAATAGATCAAGATAACTTACTATTGACCAATAGAGAGTTTGTGAGTGTTACAGGTAAAAGTAGAAGCAGTGACTGTATTTTTAAGGCGCTTATCAAGGGTACACAGCACTATATCTATTTGCACGTAGAGCATCAGTCTGAGGAAGATCCATTAATGTTAGTAAGATTTTTAGAGTATAATGCACAGTTAATCAGGCAACATATAAGTGAGCATGGGAATACGTCTTTACCAGCTATCGTCAACATCTGTTTATACAACGGCAATAAGCCATATAAAGGTCCTACTAACTTTCATGATTTATTTCCCCATTTAAAGCAGGTAGAAAGGTATATGTTTCAAGGCTTTCACTTAGTAGATCTGCATGTTACAACAAATGAAGAACTGCTCAATTGGCAACAAGCAGCCGGAGCTGCCATGGTACTCAAGCAAGGCATACATCGAGACTTTTGTGAGTGGTTACCAACCCATCAAGATATATTGCTTAATTTAGAAAAAAAAGGATATATTCCTTATATTAGTAATGTGCTTTGGTATATGCTATCAATAGATGATCATATCAATGCAGTGGAATTACTTGATCCTAAATTAAGGAAAATAGCCATGTCACTAGCTGAAAGATTCAGACAAGAAGGAGAGCAAAGGGGAAGACAGGAAGGAGAGAAAAAAGGAAGACAAGAAGGGATCCAAATAGGGGAAGAGAAAGGTAAGCTAGAGGTTGCTAAATCTATGCTTCTAAAGGGTTATCCTATAGAGGATATTATTTTTCTTACTGGTTTATCTCGTTCTCAGATTCAAGGACTTCTATAG
- a CDS encoding endolytic transglycosylase MltG — MIRKIQWVIRISFLICITLYMVLGLPNIHSSNRLLIIPRGCTRYQLKAQLKNEGYIKNGTTFLWATCLLKYDPKHRPGQYLLTGNMNNWQLVRMLRGGIQHPVKLTFSTAAHKEALIDQLVSHIGINKAALWALLHDAKTLASYGFTPENVLTMFIPDTYEVYWTITPAQLLSKMHLAYKRFWNTTRLNQAKKIGLSPIQVSILASIVQAETNNQQEAAMIAGVYLNRLKRKMPLQSCPTLIYALKEDQSGARLLSKPICDQQFLGEAQPSTGEYSSVFEERRPQNCHLAIEFRKRSIKRVLQQDTNIDSPYNSYRKKGLPPGPIGLPTTAMIEAVLNYIPHDYLFFSAKEDFSGLHYFARNYKEHVKNANKYRKALNGLKVMR; from the coding sequence ATGATCAGAAAGATACAATGGGTGATTCGGATTAGTTTTTTGATTTGCATCACTTTGTATATGGTGCTCGGGCTGCCCAATATCCATTCTTCCAATCGTTTATTGATTATTCCAAGAGGGTGCACCCGTTACCAACTCAAAGCGCAGCTAAAAAATGAGGGGTACATAAAAAATGGCACTACTTTTTTATGGGCAACCTGCTTATTAAAGTATGATCCCAAACACAGACCTGGTCAATACCTACTGACTGGTAATATGAATAATTGGCAACTTGTTAGAATGCTACGTGGCGGCATACAGCATCCGGTTAAGCTTACCTTTTCTACTGCGGCCCATAAAGAGGCTTTAATAGACCAATTGGTCAGCCATATAGGCATAAACAAAGCAGCCCTATGGGCTTTGCTGCATGATGCGAAAACATTAGCTTCCTACGGGTTTACTCCGGAAAATGTATTAACCATGTTTATTCCAGACACCTATGAAGTATACTGGACCATCACGCCAGCGCAATTGCTATCGAAAATGCACCTGGCTTATAAACGTTTTTGGAACACAACACGACTCAATCAAGCCAAAAAAATAGGACTAAGCCCCATTCAGGTTTCTATTTTGGCTTCTATCGTTCAAGCAGAAACAAACAACCAACAAGAAGCCGCTATGATTGCAGGTGTCTACCTCAATAGACTCAAACGCAAAATGCCGCTTCAATCCTGCCCAACCTTAATTTATGCGCTAAAGGAAGATCAATCGGGTGCTAGACTGCTTTCGAAACCTATTTGTGATCAGCAATTTTTAGGAGAAGCGCAGCCGAGCACCGGAGAATACTCAAGTGTATTTGAGGAGCGTAGGCCACAAAATTGCCATCTAGCAATCGAGTTTCGGAAGCGGTCTATTAAAAGGGTGTTGCAGCAAGATACCAATATCGATTCTCCCTATAATTCCTATCGTAAAAAAGGGTTACCCCCTGGGCCTATTGGTTTACCTACCACAGCTATGATTGAGGCTGTGCTGAATTATATACCGCATGATTACCTTTTCTTTTCAGCGAAAGAAGATTTTTCAGGGTTGCATTACTTTGCACGTAATTATAAAGAACATGTAAAAAATGCAAATAAGTACAGAAAAGCACTGAATGGATTAAAAGTGATGCGTTAA